Below is a genomic region from Castanea sativa cultivar Marrone di Chiusa Pesio chromosome 2, ASM4071231v1.
AAAGTATAAACAAATTCCACATggaaaaattatagataaacTTAAGATAATTTATGATGGAttggaaaaaagagaaatggaTACTTTTCttgatattgcatgtttttttaagGGATTTGAAAAGGACGAAGTTGTGAATATATTAGATGCTTGCAAATTATTTCCAAGTTTTGATGTTAGTAGACTCATTGAAAAGTGTCTCATAACTGTTGACGTACGGGGCAAATTGTGGATGCATGACTTGCTACAACAAATGGGTAGAGAAATTGTTGAACAAGAATCTGAAGAGCTTGAAAATCGTAGCAGGATATGGTGTTATGAGGATGCTTATAAATTGCTTATTGAAAACATGGTATAAGTTCTTTTGCCCcaccttttttttcccaaatatttttcattgattttttttcctattcaatattgtagaaaatataattttatctatatatgtttcctttaaagttttaaaatcgTTATACTTTTGTCAAATTCTATTATGAAGTGAAACTAATTCTTTGTTCTATCTAGGGGTCGAAAAAAATTCGAGGCATAATGTGGCACTCACCTAAACCAAGAACCGTGAACTTGCAAGCAGATACTTTCAAAAATATGAGAAATCTCAAATTTCTCTTAGTTGAGAATATACGAATTTCTAAAGGGCTTAAATATTTCCCCAACGAGTTAAGATTGCTTCAGTGGCCAGAATATGATTTTCTCTTGCCATTAAAATTTTACCCTCACAATCTTGTTGTGCTGAATATGCGAAATAGTCAGATTAGATTGGAGAAACTATTAAAACAGGTATGAGTATTAGTATatatgatttttgattttttttttattattattttttttttgtaatgatgaattttgatttctttaaatgttatttttaaaatttgtagaaataaatttttttttttcctgtaggACCGcaagtttgaaaaattgaaaaatatcaatCTCATTGGGTGTAAATGCACTACACAATTACCTTCCTTATTATGCGCCCCAAACTTAAAGAATTTGGACATGAGTGGCTGTGAAAATTTAATAGAGGTTGATGAGTCAATTGGATATCTTGATAAGCTTGAAATGTGGAACCTCGACTACTGCAGAAACCTTGAGATTCTTCCAAGCCTCCCCAAGCTGAAGTCCCTTAAAAGTTTTGGTCTACGTCACTGCAATAGGCTTGAGAAGTTTCCTGCTATTTGCGCCCCAAACTTAGGGTTATTGGacatttatttttgtgaaaacttAATAGAGGTTCATAAGTCGGTTGGATATCTTGATAAGCTTGAAACGTGGAACCTTGACAACTGCAGAAACCTTGAGATTCTTCCAAGCCTTCCCATGCTGAAGTCCCTTAAACGTTTTGGTCTATGTCACTGCGAAAGGCTTGAGAAGTTTCCTGCTATTCATGCCCCAAACTTAGTGTCATTGGACATTTCTTTTTGTGAAAACTTAATAGAGGTTCATAAGTCAGTTGGAGATCTTCATCAGCTTGAAATGTGGAACCTCAATAGCTGCAGAAAACTTGAGATTCTTCCAAACCTCCTCCTGCTGAAGTCCCTTAAAAGAATTGATCTATGTCACTGCGAAAGGCTTGAGAAGTTTCCTGCTATTTGCTCCCCAAATTTAGAGTTTTTGGACATttctttttgtgaaaatttaatAGAGGTTCCTGAGTCAGTTGGATATCTTGATAAGCTTAAAGACTGGGACCTCACATACTGCAGAAACCTTGAGAATCTTCCAAGCCTCCCCATGCTGAAGTCCCTTGTACGTTTTGATCTATGTCACTGCGAAAGGCTTGAGAAGTTTCCTGCTATTTGCGCCCCAAACTTAGTGTCATTGGACATTTCTTTTTGTGAAAACTTAATAGAGGTTCATAAGTCAGTTGGAGATCTTCATAAGCTTAGAGACTGGAACCTCGAAAGCTGCAGAAAACTTGAGATTCTTCCAAGCCGCCTCCTGCTGAGATCCCTTAATTACTTGAATCTAAATCACTGCGAAAGGCTTGAGAAGTTTCCTGATATTCACCCAGAAGTGAAATGTTTGCCGTATTTAAAATTGACTAATAGTGGTATTAGAGAATGGCCTTCATCGTTAATGCATCTCACCAAAGAGCTTAGGTATTTAGCTTTATCTAACCCTAAAAACCTTGGGAATTTTCTGCATAGCTCCAATAAATTGCAACTGCTTGAGGAAATAGATATTCCCACTGCCAATTCCTTTGATGGCTTTTCGGGATATGGGTTTCTAAGCCTGACACGACTGGATCTCAACTATTGTGATGGAGATATAACTGAATTAGATTTTCAATACTTCCCCCTATTGCGCTATCttcatatatatgattgcaaTATTATTAGTATTCCCCAAAGCATTAGCGGATTAGCTAGATTGGAAACTATTCGAATAGAATATTGTAAGCAGCTACGGGAAATTCCAACTCTTCCACAATCTGTAAGAAATGTGGAGGTAAACAAATGCCCGTCTTTGGATCTACAATCATCAAGCAGATTATTGATTCGGGtgaggtctctctctctctccctttatgTTTAGGTAATAAataatcacttaaaaaaaaaaaaaaacttttctaaatttCAATTTCCTGTATTTGCTTGATGTAAACAGTTTGGAGAAATTCTAGGGATTTTACCGAATAGAGCCCATGAAGGTGCAAGAAGCCACATATCAATGGATCCCTTTCATGACTCTGAATCTGAATCTGAATATGAAATTCAGTGCTTTCTTCAACTACCAGCAATAGAGATTCAAAAGTGCTTGAAATTCAACCATCAGAGTTTTGGAAATTCTGTATCCTTCTGGGTTggtgaaattttttcaaaattagccGTCTGTATTGCTTTTCGACAATGCCAGGTTTTTGACGTTCTCATTTTCATCAATGGCTGTGAACTACGGCCAAATTTCAATATTGATAAGGGAGTTTCAGAGGAACTGTGGTTATTTTCTGTATCCCGTGGGCAATTGAATAAACGAAAACTATCTGAACAGAATCACATTGAAGTTAAGGTTCTATGTAGAACGCCCTTTAAAGTTCCTCCTGATATCATAAAATGGATCGGGGTCAATGTAGAATGCACCTGCTATCCTCAGAATTCAAATGTTACTTGCTTGCCGCTTCCGTGTGCTATGAATGGTTGTGGGTCTTCCTCGATTCCCAATGACACTGAGCTCCCGCCTTTTCTACCTGTTTCCTCCACTTCTTCTGCTTCAGATTCAGATCACAGGGTTTTTAACAATGGAAGAAATTACATACTTGCTGGTACAGGACTCCAAAAGCGAAGAAGAATTTGTCTCTGACAGCAAAGCCCAGCAGAGAGCGGAGCTCTAAACCTTGGAGATGGAGCTCTTCTCTTACCATTTGCTATCTTCATCATCCTTAttcaatctcttcttctttttccaaaCAACACATAATTATGATGTTAGAGAATCTCCTCAAAGACACAGTGGACCATTCTCAATCAAGGTATGCGTCCTCAGTAGGTTACATCTTTgggtgcctctctctctcttcatttattgggaaatcatgaatttaattgtaattatgatctataaaataaatatttgattttttttttaatttatttattgtaatgcAGTTGTTTGGCCTCGTTGGACCATAATCATGTGCCAAGTAAGCTTACCTTCAATGTTTTGAAACAGCTCAAGACCTCTGTTGTTGACAGTAAGGCCTGATTTCTCACTTTCTTGATTTCATGTTATTCaatttggcttttgttttttcatgTCCATTTTTTGTTGCTTTGGTGAATGCAATGCTTAATATTGAAATGTAATGGATTCTATGATGGTTTTTATAATATGCATTTGCTATGTATGCTAAATCTATATATTGTTACTTTTTGACCGAAAACCTAAATTCTTGAGTTCAACTTGAATGAAGATTCAAGATAATATTGAGGTTATGGTGCGGTTTGGATGCAGCGTCCACGTTTTGCGTCCAagttttgcctctttttttttttttttttttgctgctgcaGGAGACAAGCGtgcagtgcgcgcactgtgcatgtacttttttagcaattttttattaaaaatgggtcccgcagcactatttacacatttaaaaattattttgctacagtgttttcagttttcagcaataagttctatccaaacggaccctatataTAGAAGTTGGGTGAGCTGTAAGTCAACTTGAAGGTATAGACTTAATAAGATCTCTTACTATTTATCCAATGAGGAAATTTGCAGGATAGCATTACTGAGGGAAAGGATATAATAAGTTGACATGCGTGAGAAACAATACtagaaactagcatctcgagttttagaaactcgatttcaaTCTAAATATCAAGTTTCAAATACTCAAATTTAACTTGTTGATCTGTGTATATaatgccacatagatctcgagtcttatagactcgagtttGTAAAAAGTAAATCCGAGTCTACAACACTCGATTTCTATAGTGAAATGAACCAAAACAAATCAGATCGGGCAGGAACAGAGAAACAGAGAACAGAGGGACAGAGGAACAAAGAACGGAGGAACAGATcaggaaggaagaagaagaagaagaagaagaagaaccaaaTCGGGAATAGAGGACCAGATCGGGCAGGATGAAGAAGACTTAGATTTGAAAGGAAGACTCAGATGtggaaggaagaagaaaagaactgaGGAAGAGGAAGACTCAGATGTGGAAGAAGAacaggaactcgagttttaaataCATGATttccatgtggatttttttccACCTCAGCCTGCCATCACATGCAATTCGAGccttagaaactcgagttcaaatttgaattggaGTTTTAGAGTCTTAAGATACTAGTTTGCTATATAGTTTTGCAAACCTGACaactaactaaaatatttttaaaataaagttaaaagaaaaaaaaaattctttatccAATCTTTATGTTTTGATATATGAATATGAAGTGATGGTATAGAGAGTATCACTATATTATGATGCAAAGAAAGCTATCCTCATTTCAGTTTTGGTATGGAGTTGTTTAATTTCCTTTAGTGTTTGATTTCATTTAAGGTGCAGTTGCATTTTTCCTTCTAATTAAAGAATAATAGATAATGCTTTGAGCATGTTGTGAGTAGCACGTAGTgagattaaatcatatttagaagaaatttctaaactttgtagCTCTGTTCATCTGCTGTAAATCAGATTGGGAGTAAATATGGACCAAATTTCCTAAAGTGCAGCGGTAGAAACGGATCTGGATTCATATATTATTCCTAACAttccattattattttgttgtcttGCTTAGAGAACTAGATGTTCCACATGAGGCTGTTAAAATGATGAAGGTGACATGTTATGCGTCTTCTGCAGTATCTCCCTTGTGAGTAGGAATCATCACTTGTTTGTTGAGTTCGAGTATCCTTTCTCAAAGAGGCTTTGGGAGTAAGTTAAGTCATGGTGTCTAATAATATACCAGGTATATATTAGCATGCATTAAGTGGTTTTCTGGGATACAGATAAGTTGaaggttcaaaattttatatgcaTCATATGCAAACTTGCTTGGTCTATAATGGTTTATTATGTTTGTCTTCAAAGAAACGCTCCTGTATTGTCAAATCTAATGAGATTATCCTCGTTATGCGAAGagtcaaaattttcttactGAATAGTCTTATGTTAATTGGGAATTTCTGTATTTTTTATGATGGCCATAATTGTGGACTTCTTGTCTGATTATTTGCTAGTTTAGATGCAGTTGCTATTTCGTCTGCTGCTGGCACTATTTGTGTTGTTAGGTGTTGTAGCTTTTAGCTGCTAGTGTTGTGCTATTTGCATGGTTTGTTACTTAAATAAAGTAATTCATTTGTAAAAAAGTAATGCTCATCTATAATTCTCCTTAAGTTTTTTTGCATACTTATTTTCTATATCGCCAAACAAACTACAACAAATATGTGCATTCAAACCTGAATTCACTTGCTGCCAAACCTGAATCTTCTAACtaaagtacttttttttctaattaattctTTGCTCCTATGATGACTATTCTTCTCCATTTGCTATCTTTTCTAATGTGGTTTTACCATTGAGAACATGTAGATTTGGATAGAAAGAGtaagaaaatgtaaattttaagaAATCTCCTGCAACAATTAAGAATCATATCCTTTATTAGTTAAAAGCCAGACGTAGATTGAGATTTCTATGTACTgtgcaattatatatattttttcaagttatattgttgtttttttttttttttaaaatttttatgtattctgttataatgattttaaatttaatgttAAGTAGATTAGATATTTCAGGTTCAACTCTTAGACACTAAAATGCTTTAGATCTATAAAGGCAAGCTGAATCATGTAATGCTTATTGTAATAAAATCTTGAGAGGCCCTATTAGTCTAAAGGATTATTTCTGTTGCTTCTTTTTTGGTTCAAGGGAGTTTCAAACCTCTGAGGAATCACTGTAGAGAGGTTGTTTTGCGGATCCCCTGCATTACTGTTGTTCTGGTGAATATTCAATAATGGGAGGATCAGCTCAAAGTACATACTCTACTTTGAAGAtctctttaattaatttttccttccatttgATTGCATCTGATAGCTACAAAAATCCATTCTTTTTCCCTTTCTGTTGCCTAGGTCAACTTCATCACTTAAGAAGGAGACATGTTGGATTGTTCTGTGAAAAGTAAGCTCCTCTGCTATGGcatgaactaaaattttattattcagtcaattatgatttagaattttaattccatttgtaataattaattgtttcaaatctttatttatttatatgtttgaCTAAGAATGTGGAGCACCTGTTACAATGGACTATACCTATGTTCCGGTCATCAAGATATTACACTTCCACGGCTATAAAGGTATGTAACTT
It encodes:
- the LOC142624520 gene encoding TMV resistance protein N-like isoform X2, with product MAVPTKEELTSSSSSTHRWSYDIFLSFQGEDTRYGFTGHLYNALHDSGLITFFDNNLERGEMISKEFLKTIEMSMISIVVLSENYASSPWCLDELVKILECKNARRIRKVYPIFYKVTPSEVRNNDRKDGKYGIALDNHEKKFEDDMEKVKRWREALTEVANLSGLEYKNGEIVEQESEELENRSRIWCYEDAYKLLIENMGSKKIRGIMWHSPKPRTVNLQADTFKNMRNLKFLLVENIRISKGLKYFPNELRLLQWPEYDFLLPLKFYPHNLVVLNMRNSQIRLEKLLKQDRKFEKLKNINLIGCKCTTQLPSLLCAPNLKNLDMSGCENLIEVDESIGYLDKLEMWNLDYCRNLEILPSLPKLKSLKSFGLRHCNRLEKFPAICAPNLGLLDIYFCENLIEVHKSVGYLDKLETWNLDNCRNLEILPSLPMLKSLKRFGLCHCERLEKFPAIHAPNLVSLDISFCENLIEVHKSVGDLHQLEMWNLNSCRKLEILPNLLLLKSLKRIDLCHCERLEKFPAICSPNLEFLDISFCENLIEVPESVGYLDKLKDWDLTYCRNLENLPSLPMLKSLVRFDLCHCERLEKFPAICAPNLVSLDISFCENLIEVHKSVGDLHKLRDWNLESCRKLEILPSRLLLRSLNYLNLNHCERLEKFPDIHPEVKCLPYLKLTNSGIREWPSSLMHLTKELRYLALSNPKNLGNFLHSSNKLQLLEEIDIPTANSFDGFSGYGFLSLTRLDLNYCDGDITELDFQYFPLLRYLHIYDCNIISIPQSISGLARLETIRIEYCKQLREIPTLPQSVRNVEVNKCPSLDLQSSSRLLIRFGEILGILPNRAHEGARSHISMDPFHDSESESEYEIQCFLQLPAIEIQKCLKFNHQSFGNSVSFWVGEIFSKLAVCIAFRQCQVFDVLIFINGCELRPNFNIDKGVSEELWLFSVSRGQLNKRKLSEQNHIEVKVLCRTPFKVPPDIIKWIGVNVECTCYPQNSNVTCLPLPCAMNGCGSSSIPNDTELPPFLPVSSTSSASDSDHRVFNNGRNYILAGTGLQKRRRICL
- the LOC142624520 gene encoding TMV resistance protein N-like isoform X1 — encoded protein: MQLSVAKCLVGVDSRAKAIEFLLDMESNGVCMVGIHGLGGVGKTTISIAVYNRIFDRFEGSFFLEGVREKSKTNVGITQLQETLLSKILRGRNDRVNSVHEGITMIKESLCNMKVLLILDDVDQSKEIENLLGDCNWFASGSRIIITTRDKKVLDNLGKDHQIRIYEVEELTSFEARDLFNMHAFRKNEPEQEYSNLAEQIISYADGLPLALEIMGSDLYGKSKDQWTCASEKYKQIPHGKIIDKLKIIYDGLEKREMDTFLDIACFFKGFEKDEVVNILDACKLFPSFDVSRLIEKCLITVDVRGKLWMHDLLQQMGREIVEQESEELENRSRIWCYEDAYKLLIENMGSKKIRGIMWHSPKPRTVNLQADTFKNMRNLKFLLVENIRISKGLKYFPNELRLLQWPEYDFLLPLKFYPHNLVVLNMRNSQIRLEKLLKQDRKFEKLKNINLIGCKCTTQLPSLLCAPNLKNLDMSGCENLIEVDESIGYLDKLEMWNLDYCRNLEILPSLPKLKSLKSFGLRHCNRLEKFPAICAPNLGLLDIYFCENLIEVHKSVGYLDKLETWNLDNCRNLEILPSLPMLKSLKRFGLCHCERLEKFPAIHAPNLVSLDISFCENLIEVHKSVGDLHQLEMWNLNSCRKLEILPNLLLLKSLKRIDLCHCERLEKFPAICSPNLEFLDISFCENLIEVPESVGYLDKLKDWDLTYCRNLENLPSLPMLKSLVRFDLCHCERLEKFPAICAPNLVSLDISFCENLIEVHKSVGDLHKLRDWNLESCRKLEILPSRLLLRSLNYLNLNHCERLEKFPDIHPEVKCLPYLKLTNSGIREWPSSLMHLTKELRYLALSNPKNLGNFLHSSNKLQLLEEIDIPTANSFDGFSGYGFLSLTRLDLNYCDGDITELDFQYFPLLRYLHIYDCNIISIPQSISGLARLETIRIEYCKQLREIPTLPQSVRNVEVNKCPSLDLQSSSRLLIRFGEILGILPNRAHEGARSHISMDPFHDSESESEYEIQCFLQLPAIEIQKCLKFNHQSFGNSVSFWVGEIFSKLAVCIAFRQCQVFDVLIFINGCELRPNFNIDKGVSEELWLFSVSRGQLNKRKLSEQNHIEVKVLCRTPFKVPPDIIKWIGVNVECTCYPQNSNVTCLPLPCAMNGCGSSSIPNDTELPPFLPVSSTSSASDSDHRVFNNGRNYILAGTGLQKRRRICL